TTTAGTGGACTTTGGGGCGGCAAAATTTGTCAGTCCTTTAAATCGTTCCATGACGGGAACAATTATCGGTTCTGCTGAATATATTGCCCCTGAACAGGGAAATGGCAAGGCAGTTAATGCCAGTGATTTGTATAGTTTGGGTGTAACTTGCCTTTATTTATTAACTGGAATATCTCCCTTTGATTTATTCGATGGGGGGGAACACCAATGGGTATGGCGACAGTGGTTGGTTAATAATCCTGTTAGTAATGAGTTAGGGAATATTCTGGATAAATTAATCGAGTTCGGCACAAAAAAACGCTATCAATCCGCCTCGGAAGTGTTGCAAGCTTTGCAGATAAAAACATCAGTCTCTATATCCCAGACAACTATTCAAAAACCCGTTAATCCCATTATTTCCGTTCCCCAAACTCCCCCATCTATCCAGCTTAAAAGTGCCAAAGGAATCGATTATCGGAACTTAGAAGATTTATTAAAACAAAAGCGATGGAAAGAAGCAGACGAGGAAACTGCGAACTTAGTAAGAAAAGTAACTAATCGTGTCAAAGACTGGTTAAGAGATGAAGATATACAGAAATTTCCCTGCGAGGATTTGCGAACCATTGACCAATTATGGGTTTATTACAGTAACGGAAAATTTGGTTTTTCTGTGCAGGGGCAAATCTATCGAGAAATCGGTGGCATGGAAGAATATAATGAAAGAAATTGGGATATTTTTGGCAGTTTGGTAGGCTGGCAAAAAAATAATAGTTGGAATTGGCAAGATATTAATTATAGTTGGCAAGCACCTCAAGGTCATTTGCCGCTAATACGCTACGGTTATAAGGGAGAAGGAAGTTATATTATCTATCATCTAACCTCAAGAATATTTATTTGTCAGACTTCTAGTCACCAGATTATTAATCAAAAACAACCTGTAGCAACAATTATTCAATCTCCCATTATTTCCGTTCCGCAAACTCCCCCATCTATCCAGCTTAAAAGTGCGGAAGGAATCGATTATCGGAACTTAGAGGATTTATTAAAACGGCAGCAATGGAAAGAAGCGGACCAGGAAACCGAGAGAGTGATGCTACAGACTGCCAACCGCACAAAAGAGAGATGGCTGAGAAAGGAGGATATCGATAAGTTACCCTGCGAAGATTTGCGAACAATTGACCAATTATGGGTGAAATATAGTAACGGAAAATTTGGCTTTTCTGTGCAAGCGAAAATCTATCACGACCTCGGCGGGACGCAGGAGTATAATGATAAAATCTGGAACGGTTTCGGGGATAAAATCGGCTGGCGGATAAATAACAGCTGGATAGAGTATAAAGATGTTATTTTTGATTTCAAAGCACTGCAAGGACATCTTCCTGCTGATGTTCCGATATGGCGGTGTGGAAATTGGCATGACCCGATTTGGTGGAGTTCTTTTCCAGCTATCAAGCGTGGAATCAATCTCTTCTCTCGCGTCGAGACTTGTAAAATGTAACATATAAAGGTAACAGCCAATTTTTAAGAATTGTATCGGAGGGAAAACCAAATGCTAGAAATTACCAAAAACTATGTATTAGACGAGGATCAAAAGCTGATTGCCGTTAAGATTCTCATTGCCGAATTTGAAAAAATTGCATAAATCCTAGAGGATTACGGACTAGGAAAACTCATCGAAAAAGTTGAAAATGATCAAAGGATTCAGTATGATAGCTCTTTATTGCTAACTGGACCGACGATGATCTATTCTGGATCCTAGCCTGACTTGCCAATCCCCACCGCCAAAAAAGAATAATGTACTGCGATTACCTGGTTCAAATCCTCACCGCACGCGTCTACGATGTCGCCCAAGAAACCCCCTTGGAATTTGCCCCCAATCTCTCCCAACGCTTGCACAATCAGCTGTTACTCAAGCGTGAGGATATGCAGTCAGTTTTCTCTTTTAAACTGCGCGGCGCATACAACAAAATGGCGTATTTGTCAAGGGATTTGTTACAAAAAGGTGTAATTGCTGCCTCGGCGGGAAATCATGCTCAGGGAGTCGCTTTGGGAGCGCGGCAATTGGGAACCCAAGCGATTATCGTTATGCCTGTCACCACTCCCCAAGTCAAAATCGACGCGGTAAAAGCCCGGGGGGGAATTGTCGTCCTGCACGGTGACACCTACGATGATTCATACACCTACGCGCGGCAGTTAGAAGCGGAAAAAGGCTTAACTTTTATCCATCCCTTCGATGATCCAGAGGTAATCGCCGGCCAAGGTACGATCGGTATGGAAATTTTACGACAATATCAGCAACCGATCGAGGCGATTTTTGTCGCTATTGGCGGCGGTGGCTTAATATCAGGTATTGCAGCCTATGTCAAGCGTTTACGCCCAGAAATTAAAATTATCGGGGTAGAACCTGTGGACTCAGACGCGATGAATCAATCCCTAAAAGCCGGTTATCGGGTGCGTTTGTCTCAAGTGGGATTATTTGCCGATGGGGTAGCGGTGCGCGAGGTGGGAGAGGAGACTTTTCGTCTCTGTCAGCAGTATGTGGATGAGATTATCCTCGTGGATACGGATGATATTTGTGCGGCGATTAAGGATGTTTTTCAAGATACACGCTCGATTTTAGAACCTGCGGGGGCGTTAGCGGTAGCAGGAGCGAAAGCTTATGTAGAAAGAGAAGGAATTGAGGATAAAACCCTCGTTGCTGTGGCTTGTGGGGCGAATATGAACTTTGATCGTCTGCGGTTTGTGGCGGAAAGGGCCGAATTAGGGGAACGGCGCGAGGCGTTGTATGCTGTTACTATTCCCGAACAACCGGGCAGTTTACGGCGTTTTTGCGAATGTGTCGGCAAACGCAATTTAACCGAATTTAGTTATCGTATTGCCGATGAAAAAGAAGCGCATATTTTTGTCGGCGCCCAGATCGAAAATCGCAGCGATGCCAAGAAATTAGCCGAGAGTTTTGAAGCTTGTGGCTTTAAAACCCTCGATATTAGTGATGATGAATTGACTAAATTGCATCTGCGCCACATGGTGGGAGGGCGATCGCATTTAGCCGATTATGAATTATTTTATCGCTTCGAGTTTCCCGAACGACCGGGGGCTTTAATGAAATTTGTCGCCTCCATGAGTCCCCACTGGAATATCAGCGTTTTCCATTATCGCAATAACGGGGCCGATTATGGGCGCATCGTCGTGGGCATACAGGTCCCCCCCGATGAAATGAATCAATGGCAAGCTTTTCTCGATACTCTCGGCTATCGCTATTGGGATGAAAGTCAAAATCCGGCCTATCAGTTATTTTTAGGTTAAATCGCCATTTTCAGGAAGTTATCAGTACAGATGAATCAAGATTTTCCCCATATTTCCGTTTTGAGTCAAGAATTAATCGCCGGTTTAAATATTCAACCCGGGGGGCATTATCTCGATCTTACCCTAGGGGGTGGTGGACACAGCCGCTTGCTTTTAGAAGCTCATCCCGAAACGAAAGTAACCGCCATCGATCGCGATCAAAGCGCCCTAGAAGCCGCTAAAATTAGTCTTGGCCCCTATCTAGATAGCCGTTTAACCCTCTGGTGGGGGAACTTCGCCGATTATAATGGACAAAATAGCAGTTTTGATGGCATTATCGCCGATTTAGGGGTCAGTTCTCCCCAATTCGATCAGAGCGAGCGCGGCTTTAGTTTTCGCCACACGGCAGCCTTAGATATGCGGATGGATCGCTGTCAATCCCTGACGGCAGCCGATATTATTAACCATTGGCAGGAAAAAGAATTAGCGGATCTTTTTTATCAATACGGAGAAGAACGTTTATCTCGTCCTATTGCTCGTTCTATCGTCCAAAAACGTCCTTTTACTACCACTACAGAATTAGCGGCTGTCATCGCTAGTTCTGTCCCCGCTAGTTACCGTTATGGACGTATTCATCCGGCAACGCGGGTTTTTCAATCCCTACGCATCGCTGTTAATCAAGAATTAGATTCTCTGCAAAAATTGTTAAATCAAGCCCCCCACTGGCTAAAATCCGGGGGAATTATC
This portion of the Microcystis aeruginosa NIES-2549 genome encodes:
- the ilvA gene encoding threonine ammonia-lyase, biosynthetic — translated: MYCDYLVQILTARVYDVAQETPLEFAPNLSQRLHNQLLLKREDMQSVFSFKLRGAYNKMAYLSRDLLQKGVIAASAGNHAQGVALGARQLGTQAIIVMPVTTPQVKIDAVKARGGIVVLHGDTYDDSYTYARQLEAEKGLTFIHPFDDPEVIAGQGTIGMEILRQYQQPIEAIFVAIGGGGLISGIAAYVKRLRPEIKIIGVEPVDSDAMNQSLKAGYRVRLSQVGLFADGVAVREVGEETFRLCQQYVDEIILVDTDDICAAIKDVFQDTRSILEPAGALAVAGAKAYVEREGIEDKTLVAVACGANMNFDRLRFVAERAELGERREALYAVTIPEQPGSLRRFCECVGKRNLTEFSYRIADEKEAHIFVGAQIENRSDAKKLAESFEACGFKTLDISDDELTKLHLRHMVGGRSHLADYELFYRFEFPERPGALMKFVASMSPHWNISVFHYRNNGADYGRIVVGIQVPPDEMNQWQAFLDTLGYRYWDESQNPAYQLFLG
- the rsmH gene encoding 16S rRNA (cytosine(1402)-N(4))-methyltransferase RsmH; the protein is MNQDFPHISVLSQELIAGLNIQPGGHYLDLTLGGGGHSRLLLEAHPETKVTAIDRDQSALEAAKISLGPYLDSRLTLWWGNFADYNGQNSSFDGIIADLGVSSPQFDQSERGFSFRHTAALDMRMDRCQSLTAADIINHWQEKELADLFYQYGEERLSRPIARSIVQKRPFTTTTELAAVIASSVPASYRYGRIHPATRVFQSLRIAVNQELDSLQKLLNQAPHWLKSGGIIAMISFHSLEDRLIKYGFREDNSLKIITKKPIIPSREEQAKNPRSRSAKLRIAQKISCS